Part of the Polyangiaceae bacterium genome, GTGTCCGATCGAGCTCAAGAAGCAGATCGCGCGCACCGTGATCGAAGAGATCCTCGTGGACGAGAAACCGCCAGGAACTCTGTCGTTCATCGTGCACTGGAAGGGCGGCTGCCACACGGCGTTCGAGATGGTCAAGGTGAGCTCCAAGACGGTGCACAAGACCGCGGAGGAGAACCTCGAGGTGATCCGCAAGATGGCGCATCGCTACGACGACAACGTGATCGCGAACGTGCTGAACAAGCTCGGGCGTCGGACGGGCAAGGGCAAACCGTGGAGCCAGGTCGCCGTCAAAACGGCGCGCCGCAATCACGGGATCGAGGGGCACGCTCGCACGGTCGAAGATCCCGATGTGCTGACACTGCAAGGCGCTGTCAGCTACACCGAGACGAGCGACACCACGATCAGGAAGCTGGTGGACGGCGGTGTCTTGCCAATGCGACAACTCGTGCCGTTTGCGCCTTGGGAGATCCAGCGCAGCGACCTCGACAGCGACCGCGTGCGCGTCGTCCTCGCGCGCTTGAAGCAAACCGGGCGCGTCGTTCTGGGGGATACGTCAGAAACGCAGGGCGACCTTTTCGAATGAAATCAAGGAGGTGATCATGCCAGGTATCGTTGACGGCTATTCAGTCGGAGGTCGGAGCTAACCCGCTGCACGACGGTGATGGCGCCGCTCTCACCCTTGCCCACGCGATGCAGCTCACGCATCGTGCGGCGGTAGAAGCCGAGCACGCAGTCGGCGAACAGCCGCGTGATGCGCCCGCAGAGCTCGCGGTCGTAGGCGACGCGAGCGCGCCGTCGGCGTTGAGCTGCGGCGGCACGTTCCAGTGACGAACCTCGGTGACGAGAGCCGTGCTCGCCGCCGTCAGCTCCAACGCTCTGTTGGACGCGGGCTCATCCCGCGAGCGCCGCCCGCACGCGCGCGAGCGCTTCTTCCGGCGAGCTGAGCACGAGCTCCGCGTCGAGCCGCAAGACGCGCCACCCGAGCCGCGCGAGCCCCCGGTCCCGGCGGGCATCGGCCGCGGCGCGCCCGGCGTGGCTGCCACCATCAACTTCGATGACGAGCCGCCGGGCGGGCACGGCGAAGTCCGCGATGAAGTTTCCGAGCACGACCTGACGGCGGGCTGAAACTCCCAGTTTCCCCGCGGAAAGCACCCGCCAGAGCGCCTCTTCGCTGCGGGTGGGCGAGCCCCGGAGAGCACAGGCCCGGGATTCGAGGAGCTGGTTTCGGGCGAGCTTTGGATGCATGCGGACCTCCTGACCCGGCGGCGGGGCCGGGCTCTGCCCGCACTTGGCGCACGCGGCGTGACACGCGCGGCAAGGTCGCCCCGGGCTGGGCGACGACGCCGTGTCCCGTCGCACGTCGCACGTGACCAGCGCGCGTGGCGCGACGGGTGCGCCGTTAGGGCAAGGCCGGCCTCGCCGCCGGGGAAGGGACGCCGCCAGCATCAAGCGCTCCGGAGCTCGCACCGACGCTCAGCGCGCGCGACAAGGTCGGAGCGCAGCTCGCGACGGAGCCCGGAGCAAAGACGCTGAAGGTCTTGCGATGGCGCTTCCGGATGCGGGGCGCTACTTCCCCCTGCCGCGCGCAGCAGGCAGCGCAAAGAGCCGAGCAACGCGGTTCAATGTGCACCTCGTGGCGCTGCCTGCGAGCACGGCTTTGGGGGAAGTCGAGCGCCCGCAGGCCGCGAAGCGGCCGAGGACGCGCGGATGGGGGCAGCACTGCCCGGGCGGAGCGGGCACGAAGAAGATCTACGTGCCGCCGGTGCTGAAGTGAAGCGGAGGCCTGCCCCCCGGTATCACTCTGGCATGACCACGGTCACCAAGCTCGCCATCAGTCTCCCGGCGGCGACCGCCAAGTCTCTGGAGAAGGTGCGCGCCAAGAAGCGTCTCTCTCGGAACGCCGCCATCGCGGAGGCGGTCGAGCAGTGGGTCGCGGCGCAGCAGATGGCCGACGCAGACCGCAAGTACGTCGAAGGCTACCTGTGCACTCCGGAGGGACCGGAGGAGACGGCGGCGACGGCGAAGGGAGCAACCACGAGCTGGGCGCCGTGGGAGTGAGGCGCGACCGTGCTGCCGTTTCCCGTCGTCGTAAGGTAGCCTGACCGGCGATGCCAGAGCGATCCCACGTCCTCATCACCGGCGCGTCGAGCGGCATCGGCGAGTCGCTGGCGCGCGCGTGGCTCGCGGCCGGCGCCGCGGTCACCCTGGTGGCGCGCCGCAAGAACCTGCTCGACCAGATCGCGGAGGCAGCGCCCGAGCGCACGCGGGTCATCGTGGCGGATCTGTCCGCCGAGCTCTCGCCCCAGGCGTTGTTCGACGAGGCCGAGGCCGGCCTCGGGCCCGTCGATGTGCTGGTCAACAACGCCGGCGTCCAGATCGTCGAGCCCGCGCACGAGACCGACTGGGAGCGAGGCGAGACCTTGCTCCGCGTGGATCTGCTCGTACCGCTCAGGCTGACGCAGGAGGCGCTGCGCCGGATGATCCCGCGAAGGAGCGGTACCATCGTGGACATCGCGTCGATGGCGGCGCTCGCGCCGACGCCGGGCATGCTCTTCTACAACGCCGCCAAGGGCGGGCTCGCCGGCGCCTCCGAGGGCCTCCGCGCGGAGGCGGCACGGAGCGGCGTCCATGTCGTGACCGTGTACCCGGGACCGGTGAAGAGCGCGATGGAGGCGAGCGGGCGCGCGGCGTACGAGGAGACCCGCCTCGTCAAGCTGCTCACCCCGACCGGCGATCCGGACGCGCTGGCCCGCCTGGTCCTCTCGGCGGTGGAGCGCAAGCGCGCGCGCGTGATCTACCCGCGGCTCAACGTGTTCGCGCGTTGGTTCCCGGGCACCGCACGCTGGCTCATCGACACCTTCACGCCGCCGCTCAAGCAGCTACCGCGCGGGCCGAGCTGAGCCGGAGCGAAACGGGTCCGACACGCGGATCGCAGGCTCAAGCGGCAGGCGCCTTCCGCGCGTCGCCTCTCCAGGTGCGCCCGAGCATGACGAGCGTGACCGCACCCGTCGTCCCGAGGATCGCCCGTCAGCGAACGCAGCGCACGCGAGGATTCGTGGGCGCGGCCGACGGGATGCTGTAGCCGAGGCCGATCCAGGTGACCCAATTCTGGGCCGGCGTCAGGTTCACCGCGGGCGTGCTCGTCCAATGGTCGCTGCTCAGGGGGCTGAAGTAGCTCGGCAGCGACGGCGACGTCATCGTGGGGTCCACCAGGGTCGACAGCTCCCTCGCCGTCGGCACCCGCCAGTCGCTCGACCCCGCGAGCGTGAGCTGCTCGCAGTGGTTCGCCGAGTCGGTCGGGGTGGCGACCAGGGTGGCGGAGGCCTCCCAGATCAACGAGGTCTCGTTGTCTTTCACCACGCCGGCGACGCTGGTGTCGAAGCGAGGCACGGTCGGTCCGCCCAGACCCCGGACGCAGCGCACGCTGTGAGTGTTCGTGAGGTCGAAGTACGTCACCTGCCCGTACGAGCCGTGGAGCACGACCCAGGCCTGGCTCGCGTCTCCCGCCTTGAGCGTCGAGGCCCAGAACCGGGAGCCGTTCGTCGTGTTCGGGACCCCCGGAAACACGGTGGAGTTGAGCGCTGGATTGAATTTCGTGAAGTCGATCAGGCTGATCAGCTCGGCGCGGGTGGGGAGGCGCCAGTCGGGGTAGCCGTCGAGCGTCGACGCCTCGCAGAGCGCCTTGGCGGCGGCGTGAGTGTGCAGGCCCGGGCTGACCGCGCGGTGCCACATCAGGCAAGTGGTGTGGTCGAGCACCACGTTGGCGCTGACGGTGAACTCCGAATCCGGGCGAGCGTCGCCCGCGATCTTCCAGCGAGGATAGTGGACTGTGCCGTCGCCGCCGGTCACTCCGCCCGGGCAAGCGCCGGCGTCGGCGGGTGGCGCGTCGCTCGGCGCGTCTGCCCCGCCGTCGGCGCCGGCCGCTCCGTCGCCCGCGTCGGACGAGGCGTCGCTGCTGGCGTCCCCGGCGGAACCACCGGTTGCCGCATCGCCGGCGTCACTGCCGGCTGCGCCACCGGCTCCCCCGACGGCGGCATCGCCGCCGCCCGTGCCGCCAGAACCTCCGGTCGACGCGTCCGCCCCCGCCGAACCGCCGAGCGACGCGTCGACCCCGGCCGAACCGCCGAGCGACGCGTCGACCCCGGCCGAACCGCCGAGCGCAGCGTCACCGCCGCCGGCTCCTGCGACGCCACCGCTGCCACCGCCGGCACCAGCGCTCCCCGCCTGTCCACCGCTGCCGCCCTGACCGCCGCTCGCGCTCGTGCCACCGGCGCCGCCTGAGGCGCCCACACCACCGCTGCCGCTCGTGCCAGCGCTGCCGCCGCTGCCGCCGCCGCTCTGGCCAGCACTGCCGCCCGTGCCTTGCAGTTGATTGGTGGTCGAGCTGGAGCAAGCCGCCGCAACGATCACGCACGTCATGAACGCAGGACCCCGCATGCGAGCCAGCGTACACGACTCTAGCCGCGGCGGGGAACAAGCTCTGCCGCTCTGGTCAGAGCACCTGCACTTGCCGCGACGTCCAGCTCACCCCGCCGCGGTTGTCCCGCACGACGAACCAGAGCATGTGGCTCTCGCCGGAGGCGGCCTTGCGCGCGACCCAGCGGTTGCCCGGTGATTCGTCGGTTCGCACGTCGAACTCGAAGGTGCCCTCGGTCGCGTAATACTGGATCACGACCTGCTCCTGGAAGTCGCGCCCGAGCTCGTCCTTGCCGAACTCCGCCGCACCGGGGGTGAGGGACACCGACAGACGGGGCCGGTCACCCCCCTTGCAGTCCTCGAGGTGGTTGGGGTCGTTGCTGCACGGGCGAACGACCTTCACCTCGGTGTCGGGCCACGGCGCGCCATCCCAGCTCACCTGCTCGATGCCCGGATTCTGGTTCTTGTCGATGCGCCGCAGGAAGATGCGCTTGACCGACACGGCCCAGCGCTCGAACGGAAGCTCCGCGCCGGTCGTGTCTTCGTTGCAGCGGAACGGCAGCTCTCCGGTGCCCAGCGTGGACGGGTCGCGCGGCGAGAGGACCCCGGGGCAGGCCACCGTCACCACGCCGACCATCGCGTTGGCGAGCGCGGCGTCGGGTACGGAGTCGAGGGCCGTCGCGGGCGCGCCGACGTCGATCTCGTCGAGCCCGACTCCTTCCTGCACTGCCGGGGCCTGCCCGCTCTGCGCGGCGTCCGCGGCGATCTTGTGCAGACAGCCGATCGGTGAGGTGTCGGGGGGGTTCTCGCAGGTCATCCAGCTCAGGCTCACCGGCCGCCCGAAGGGATCGTGGTAGAGCGCCCGCAGGTGGACCTGCTCGCCCGGCGCCGCGAACGGGGCGTCCGCCTGCACCGGCTGGACCCTGGGTGCGCGCTGGCGCTACACGAGCGGGAGCCCGTACAAGCTCCGGTTGTCGATCGACGAGCACGGCACCGTCGGTCGGCGCCGCGGGCAGAGCTTCGGTGAAGGCCGCCACCACGAGCCCCGCGCAGATCGCTGCCTTCCTCCCTCGCACGCCGGATCACTGCGTAGCAGCGATCCGCCGCGGCCGAAACGCCCAGCTCACCAGTAAAAAGTGATGCCGCCTCGGAACAGCCCGCCACCCGAGCTGTTCGTGGTGCGGCCGGTCTCGGGATCGGTGAACTCCGGATACAGGCGCGCGTCCTCGTCCGTGCGCCCGCGCACGAAGCCGATCATGTCCACGTTGAGCGAGACGCGTCGGGTGATCCGGAACTCCAGGCCCGCGCCGAGCTGACCCCCGAAGTACGAGTAGTGCTGCTGGTAGTCGTCCATGGGGTCGCCGTACTGGTCGCGCGGCGTGACGGTCGCGCCGCTGAACCCGAAGCCGCCCAGCATGTAGAACTGCACCGCGTCGCGCGGGTTCACGAACACCATCGCATTCAACAGCAGCGCCGTCTCTCGCCGATCGTTGCCTTGCCAATCGACACCGCCCAGGAAGTCGAGCCCCGCCTCGAAGGCGAAGTGCGGAATGGGCCGATAGCGGAAGCCGAAGCCGAGGCCGGCCATGCCGGAGTCGTCGTGACGGTTCTCGCTGCCGCCCATCATCACGCCCTGCAAGTGCAAGTTCAGGCCCCACTTGCGAGTCCAGCGCCGCTTCTTGGCGGGCGGCGGCGGGCGATACGGCTCCGGCTCGTAGACCATGACCGGGGGCCGGTAGGGCAGCGGGCGCGCGCCGGGCGGAGGGCCTTCGCCTTCTTCGTCCGGCGGCGGGGCTGGCGGGTCCGTCTCCTCGCAGAACCACCCTCCGGGCGGACAGTTGGGGTCGTCTTGAGCCGCCGCGAGGGCGGGAGTGAGTACGAACGCGCTGGTCAGCGCAAGGGCGATTCCGGTTCGCATGGCGGCTCCTGGGGAGCGAACGTGCCAGAGGGTAGCAACCCCAGTGCCAGTTGCCAGAGCCTCGGATCCGCGAGTTTTGCCGGGCGTCGTGGAGAAGCGTTTACACCCGCGTGGCACGCTGAATACTCCGGGTGGCGTGGCGGTGGTCAGCCTCAAGCCGGGACACGTCCAGCCCGTTTGGGCCGGACACCCATGGGTCTACGCCCAGGCCGTGCAGCGCGTGGCCGGGGGCGCCACTGCCGGCGACGAGGTCGAGGTCGTGGACGCTCAGGGCAACCTGCTCGGTCGCGGCTTGTACTCGCCGGGCTCCGCGATCGCGGTGCGCATGTACACGCGCGACCGCGCGACGCACATCGACGGCGCCTTGTTCGAGCGGCGCATCGCGGAGGCCGTCGCTCGACGCGAGTCGCTCGGGCTGCCCTCGCCGGACACCGACGCCTACCGCGTCGTGCACGCCGAGGGCGACGACTTGCCTGGGCTGATCGTGGACCGCTACGCGGACGTGCTGGTGGTGCAGGCCGCGACCATCGGCATCAAGCGGCGCGAGGAGATGATCTTGGAGTCGCTGGCGGCGAAGCTCCGCCCGCGCGCCATCATCGACCGCACCTCCGAACGCGCGGCGAAGGTCGAGGGCTTCGAGCCCGGTCGCGGGGTGGTGCGTGGAGACGAGAAGGTCAGCGAGCTCGGCTTCGTCGAACGCGGGCTGCGCTTCCGCATCCCGCTCGAGCTGGGCCAGAAGACCGGGTTCTACGTGGACCAGCGGCCGCTCCGCGAGCGCGTCGAGGCGCTGGCGAAGGGACGGCGCGTGCTCGACACCTTCACCTACGTCGGCGCCATCGCGATGGCGGCGGCGCGCGGCGGCGCCCGCGAGGTGCACGCGGTGGACGCGAGCGCGCTGGCGCTCGAGGTCGCAGCGGCCTGCGCGCGGGACAACGGCCTCGGGGATCGCATCCGGCACGAGCGCGCCGACGCCCACGACGTCTTGGCGCTGGCCGGTCGCCAAGGCGGCTACGACCTGGTGGTCTGTGACCCGCCGAAGCTGGCGCCGACCCGCGCCGCCAAGAAGCGCGCGCTCGCGTCGATGCGCCGCCTGGCCGCCGCCGGCGCTCGCGCCACCCGGCCCGGCGGTCTCCTGGTGCTGTGCTCCTGCTCGGCGGCCATCGGCCTGGACGAGCTGACCCGCGCCGCGGCGCTGGGGGCTCGCGACGTGGGCTTGCGCCCCACCGTACTGGAGCGCTGGTTCCAGGGCGCCGATCACCCGGTACCCGCGGCTTTCCCCGAGGGCTTGTACCTGAGCTCGCTGATCCTGGAGGTCCAGACGCTGTGAGGCGCTGGCTCGCGCTCTGGTGCTTCGCGGCCGCGCTCTCGGCCGCGCCCGCGGGGGCGGGCGAGCCACGCCGGGTGGTCCTGGTGGTGAGCGCCAGCGACGCTTCGCGCGCCGAGAGTCTGATGGGGGCCATCAAGGCCCAGCTCGGCGACTTGCCAGTGGCGCTGGTGGTCGAGGCGCCCGGACAGGTCCCGGCCGCGCTGCGCGACCGGCTCGACTTCGCGGCTCAGGCCTGCAAGCAGCACGACGCGGTCGGCGCCTTCTTCGTCGAGGCCGAGCAGGTGGACGACATCTTGCTCTACCTGGTGGAGCCCGCAGCGAAGCGCGCGCTGGTGCGCCGCGTGAAGAAGACCGCGGGGGCCGAGCAAGCCGGCGTCGAGGAGATGAGCATCATCGTGCGCTCGACCGTGGGCGCGCTGCTCGAGGGCCGCGAGATCGGCATGGAGGTCGGCCCGGAGATTGCCCCCCCGCCGAAGCCGGCGGAGCCACCGCCGAAGCCGAAGCCCGCTCCGCCCAGGCCCGCGCCGCCGAAGGCTCCCGAACCGGAGCGCCACGGCCTGGGCCGGCTCGCGGCGCACTACGCCGGCGAGTCCTTCGCGCCCGAGGCGCCGTGGCAAAACGGTTTGGGTGTGGAGCTGTCGGGCTCGCCGGACGGTCAGCTCTTCTTCGGCTTGGGTTACGTCGCGTTCGCGCCGGTGGAGGTCGAGGGAGACGCAGCCCGGGTGCGCGTCGCGCGCTACCCGCTGCGCGCCTTCGTGGCCTACGAGATCCCGGTGGAGCGCTTTCGCTTCGCCGGTCAGCTCGGCTTCGTCGGCGAGCTCGACCGCCGCAGCACCACCAAGACCGGGACCGGCGTGGTGCCCACCGAGTCCGCCGACACGCTCCTCTGGGCAGTCTCACCGCGGGTCACTGCGCGCTACGAGGTGTGGAGCCGTACGCACCTCTGGGCGGGTGTGGGTCTGGACGTGTTCCTCAGCAATTCCGAGTACGTCGCCGAGCTTCCGGGCCGGAGCGAGGCCCTGCTCTCTCCCTATCGCACGCGCGCGCAGGCGTCCCTCGGGCTCGCGGTCGATCTATGGTGAGGAAAATCCCACCCGGATCCCGTGCCCGACACCACTGAGGGGAAAGCAGCCGAACGCCCGGAAGAGTCCGGGGCTCTGGCCATTCACGCCGAGGATCTCCGCTTGATGTCGTTCGTCGCCGCCGCCGATCCCGCCGCCACGCGCACGCTGGCCAATCGCCTGGTGCAGCGCGTGCACCGGGTGTCGAAGTCGATCCTGCGCGCCCCGGCGGACGCCGACGACGCCGCGCAGCAGAGCCTGATCGAGATCATCACCAGCGCCAAGAGCTATCGCGGGGACTCGAGCCTGGAGCGCTGGTCCGATCGCATCGTGGTCCGCACCAGCATGCGCGTGGCGCGTGGGCGGCAGAAGCAAACCGCGCGCACCGAGGACGACGCCGAGCTCGACGCGCTGCCGGCCGAGGCGGGCAGCCTGGACGCCAAGAGCGAGGACGCCCCGCGCCCGGTGAAGGAGTACCTGGCGGAGCTCCCGGAGGCGCAGCGCTCGGCCCTCGTGCTGCGGCACGTGATGGGCTACTCGGTGCAGGAGATCGCCGATCTCTCCGACGTCTCGCCGAACACCGTCAAGGATCGCCTGTTGCGGGGCATGAAGGAGATGCGGCGGCTGATCCGCCGTGACGTCGCCATCGGCGTCGGACAGAAGGGAGGCTCGGCATGAGCGCGCCGAACGACTGCGAGCGCTGGGCAGAGCTCAGCGATCGCAAGCTGCTCGACGAGGCGCTGTCGGACGAGGACGCGCGCTTCTTCGACGAGCACCTCGGGAGCTGCGAGCTCTGCCGCAGCGAGGCCGAGGCCTGGGCGGGCCTCGCGGAGCTGCCGGACGAGCCGAGCCTGCCGGAGGACGAGGCAGCGGCCCTCGTCGATCGCGTGCTCGCCGCGACGGAGGCCAAGAAGCTCCCGCTCGACAAGAAGCTCCCGCTCGACAAGAAGCTCCCGCTCCGAGAGATCGCCTCGTTGGACGAGCGACGCAAGAGCCGGAACCTGCTGATCGGGGGAGCGGCCGCTGTGCTCGCGCTCGCCGCCGGTGTGTTGCTCTTCTTGCGGCAGGTCCCGCCTGCGACGAGCGGTCCGACCGCCAGCCTCGTGGAGGCGAGCGGTGACGTGCGCGTGGGCGGCCAGCCGGTGACGGCGGGCACCCAGATCCCCGCCGGCGCTCGCCTCAGCGTCGGTCGCGGCGCTCACGCCTGCCTGAGCTTCGACGAGGGCAAGGTGAAGAGCTGTCTGGCCGCACAGAGCGAGCTCACGCTCTCCCGCGTCGAGGCCGCCGACCGCGAGCTCAGCCTGACGGAGGGCACGGTGGTCACGGCGCTCGACAGGCTCCCGGCGGGCCAGCACTTCAGCGTGACGACCACCAAGGGGCGCGCCACCGTCACCGGCACGGTGTTCTCGGTCACGGCGCCCAAGGGCGACGGGAGCCTGGTGGTGCGGGTGCACGAGGGCTCGGTCGAGGTCGGCGGCGGGCGCGCCGTGATCTCCGGGCAGGAGCTGGACGTGACGAAGGGCGTCGAGCGCCTGGTGGACCCCAACGTGCGCGCCGAGGAGCTGCGCCTGGTGGGCGTCACGCTTCCGCGCCACGCAGCGCTCGCCCCCGCGCCGAGCGCGAGCGTCGCCGCGGTGGAGCCCGCCCCGTCGCCAGCGCCCGCGCCCAGCGCGAGCGCCGAGGTCCTGCCGAAGCCGCCCAGCGCCTCGGAGATGCTGTCCGCGGCCCGCGCCCAGCGCGCCTCGGGCAACGCCGCCGGCG contains:
- a CDS encoding DUF559 domain-containing protein, whose product is MHPKLARNQLLESRACALRGSPTRSEEALWRVLSAGKLGVSARRQVVLGNFIADFAVPARRLVIEVDGGSHAGRAAADARRDRGLARLGWRVLRLDAELVLSSPEEALARVRAALAG
- a CDS encoding ribbon-helix-helix protein, CopG family, whose product is MTTVTKLAISLPAATAKSLEKVRAKKRLSRNAAIAEAVEQWVAAQQMADADRKYVEGYLCTPEGPEETAATAKGATTSWAPWE
- a CDS encoding SDR family NAD(P)-dependent oxidoreductase, with amino-acid sequence MPERSHVLITGASSGIGESLARAWLAAGAAVTLVARRKNLLDQIAEAAPERTRVIVADLSAELSPQALFDEAEAGLGPVDVLVNNAGVQIVEPAHETDWERGETLLRVDLLVPLRLTQEALRRMIPRRSGTIVDIASMAALAPTPGMLFYNAAKGGLAGASEGLRAEAARSGVHVVTVYPGPVKSAMEASGRAAYEETRLVKLLTPTGDPDALARLVLSAVERKRARVIYPRLNVFARWFPGTARWLIDTFTPPLKQLPRGPS
- a CDS encoding DUF1566 domain-containing protein — translated: MRGPAFMTCVIVAAACSSSTTNQLQGTGGSAGQSGGGSGGSAGTSGSGGVGASGGAGGTSASGGQGGSGGQAGSAGAGGGSGGVAGAGGGDAALGGSAGVDASLGGSAGVDASLGGSAGADASTGGSGGTGGGDAAVGGAGGAAGSDAGDAATGGSAGDASSDASSDAGDGAAGADGGADAPSDAPPADAGACPGGVTGGDGTVHYPRWKIAGDARPDSEFTVSANVVLDHTTCLMWHRAVSPGLHTHAAAKALCEASTLDGYPDWRLPTRAELISLIDFTKFNPALNSTVFPGVPNTTNGSRFWASTLKAGDASQAWVVLHGSYGQVTYFDLTNTHSVRCVRGLGGPTVPRFDTSVAGVVKDNETSLIWEASATLVATPTDSANHCEQLTLAGSSDWRVPTARELSTLVDPTMTSPSLPSYFSPLSSDHWTSTPAVNLTPAQNWVTWIGLGYSIPSAAPTNPRVRCVR
- a CDS encoding outer membrane beta-barrel protein, which gives rise to MRTGIALALTSAFVLTPALAAAQDDPNCPPGGWFCEETDPPAPPPDEEGEGPPPGARPLPYRPPVMVYEPEPYRPPPPAKKRRWTRKWGLNLHLQGVMMGGSENRHDDSGMAGLGFGFRYRPIPHFAFEAGLDFLGGVDWQGNDRRETALLLNAMVFVNPRDAVQFYMLGGFGFSGATVTPRDQYGDPMDDYQQHYSYFGGQLGAGLEFRITRRVSLNVDMIGFVRGRTDEDARLYPEFTDPETGRTTNSSGGGLFRGGITFYW
- a CDS encoding class I SAM-dependent rRNA methyltransferase, whose translation is MAAPGERTCQRVATPVPVARASDPRVLPGVVEKRLHPRGTLNTPGGVAVVSLKPGHVQPVWAGHPWVYAQAVQRVAGGATAGDEVEVVDAQGNLLGRGLYSPGSAIAVRMYTRDRATHIDGALFERRIAEAVARRESLGLPSPDTDAYRVVHAEGDDLPGLIVDRYADVLVVQAATIGIKRREEMILESLAAKLRPRAIIDRTSERAAKVEGFEPGRGVVRGDEKVSELGFVERGLRFRIPLELGQKTGFYVDQRPLRERVEALAKGRRVLDTFTYVGAIAMAAARGGAREVHAVDASALALEVAAACARDNGLGDRIRHERADAHDVLALAGRQGGYDLVVCDPPKLAPTRAAKKRALASMRRLAAAGARATRPGGLLVLCSCSAAIGLDELTRAAALGARDVGLRPTVLERWFQGADHPVPAAFPEGLYLSSLILEVQTL
- a CDS encoding RNA polymerase sigma factor, producing the protein MSFVAAADPAATRTLANRLVQRVHRVSKSILRAPADADDAAQQSLIEIITSAKSYRGDSSLERWSDRIVVRTSMRVARGRQKQTARTEDDAELDALPAEAGSLDAKSEDAPRPVKEYLAELPEAQRSALVLRHVMGYSVQEIADLSDVSPNTVKDRLLRGMKEMRRLIRRDVAIGVGQKGGSA
- a CDS encoding FecR domain-containing protein; translation: MSAPNDCERWAELSDRKLLDEALSDEDARFFDEHLGSCELCRSEAEAWAGLAELPDEPSLPEDEAAALVDRVLAATEAKKLPLDKKLPLDKKLPLREIASLDERRKSRNLLIGGAAAVLALAAGVLLFLRQVPPATSGPTASLVEASGDVRVGGQPVTAGTQIPAGARLSVGRGAHACLSFDEGKVKSCLAAQSELTLSRVEAADRELSLTEGTVVTALDRLPAGQHFSVTTTKGRATVTGTVFSVTAPKGDGSLVVRVHEGSVEVGGGRAVISGQELDVTKGVERLVDPNVRAEELRLVGVTLPRHAALAPAPSASVAAVEPAPSPAPAPSASAEVLPKPPSASEMLSAARAQRASGNAAGAAEGYRRLMAVHPKSAEARAALLSLAELQLGPLGDPAGALRSYDSYLRSGGGGLSQEAHYGRIQALRRLGRAAEERAAIEAFVKAYPNSVQARALKSRIEGSAP